From the genome of Mustela lutreola isolate mMusLut2 chromosome 16, mMusLut2.pri, whole genome shotgun sequence, one region includes:
- the CHD9NB gene encoding CHD9 neighbor protein, giving the protein MGCHTSKSSKVVGESQKPGEQPEGEEPNPEAGAEAADGKDISLKDGGPAPKS; this is encoded by the coding sequence atGGGGTGCCACACGAGCAAGAGCAGCAAGGTGGTGGGGGAGTCCCAGAAGCCCGGAGAACAGCCCGAGGGAGAAGAGCCAAATCCGGAGGCAGGCGCTGAGGCGGCAGATGGCAAAGATATCTCACTGAAGGATGGGGGCCCTGCGCCCAAGAGCTGA